From Pseudomonadota bacterium, the proteins below share one genomic window:
- a CDS encoding O-antigen ligase family protein, which yields MTYTPGIATRFLLWLLAAFVPIIGIFASHGLAAAPVIILILFLAMAVERRPFPALAASPTLLPACLLLLVTCLLGGGADLEQLYDNARLPARTAGAMLAGFMTWMVVRDLDERTRRQVWIVTGVSMAAALFLFSLDVLDHGLVQKILLHLNLIGEINMTRTNRGAVVLAILVWPVMGWLWPRRKVLALGLLAWTAVITILSESGAAVMALVAGTAFLLAGHISFRWFCRLVLAGALAALALMPWIVQEAYALAHGTWLMSWRPGTIGARLEVWSFVAEKIMEKPLSGWGMDAGRLFTIPFMESFHGKSYKFVHPHNAPLQVWLDLGVAGVLAAGIFLVAVFRKIMPLDNRQGPRVLALVGATLTVMCVNVNLWSASWLGLLCLLPFYIGLGLDKKLPGSLA from the coding sequence TTGACATACACCCCTGGAATCGCAACCCGTTTCCTGCTCTGGCTGCTGGCGGCTTTTGTCCCGATCATCGGCATCTTCGCGTCCCATGGCCTTGCAGCAGCCCCTGTGATCATCCTGATCCTGTTCCTAGCCATGGCTGTTGAGCGGCGCCCCTTCCCTGCCCTGGCCGCGTCCCCCACGCTTCTTCCGGCCTGTCTTCTGCTGCTTGTGACCTGCCTTCTGGGAGGCGGTGCAGATCTGGAACAGCTGTATGACAATGCCCGCCTTCCGGCAAGAACAGCAGGGGCCATGCTTGCAGGCTTCATGACCTGGATGGTGGTCCGGGATCTGGATGAAAGGACCCGCAGGCAGGTCTGGATCGTCACCGGTGTATCGATGGCGGCAGCCCTTTTCCTGTTTTCACTGGATGTGCTGGACCATGGGCTTGTCCAGAAAATCCTTCTGCACCTGAACCTGATCGGAGAAATCAACATGACCCGCACCAACAGGGGCGCTGTGGTCCTGGCCATTCTGGTATGGCCGGTCATGGGCTGGCTGTGGCCCCGCCGGAAAGTCCTGGCGCTGGGGCTTCTGGCCTGGACAGCCGTGATCACAATCCTGTCAGAGAGTGGCGCCGCCGTAATGGCCCTTGTGGCGGGCACAGCCTTTCTTTTGGCAGGTCACATCAGCTTCCGGTGGTTCTGTCGCCTGGTTCTGGCCGGTGCGCTTGCGGCCCTGGCCCTGATGCCCTGGATCGTGCAGGAGGCGTATGCCCTGGCCCATGGCACATGGCTGATGTCCTGGCGCCCCGGGACAATCGGGGCCAGGCTGGAAGTCTGGTCTTTTGTTGCTGAAAAAATCATGGAAAAGCCCCTGTCCGGATGGGGCATGGATGCCGGAAGGCTGTTCACGATCCCCTTCATGGAATCCTTCCATGGAAAATCCTACAAATTCGTCCATCCTCACAATGCACCGCTTCAGGTCTGGCTTGACCTGGGTGTCGCCGGCGTCCTTGCAGCAGGAATTTTCCTGGTCGCTGTGTTCCGGAAAATAATGCCGCTGGACAACAGACAGGGCCCCCGGGTTCTGGCGCTTGTGGGGGCAACGCTCACCGTCATGTGCGTCAATGTGAACCTGTGGAGCGCGTCCTGGCTGGGGCTGCTGTGCCTTCTGCCGTTCTATATCGGCCTGGGCCTGGACAAAAAACTGCCGGGCTCCCTTGCCTGA